DNA sequence from the Candidatus Planktophila sulfonica genome:
ACCCAAGTATTGATTTTGGGGTCGCCATAGATAGATATTGCATTTCCAATATCGCGACCCATAAGGCCCTGTACAAAACCACCTGGTTGCAACATGAAGTTCCAGATGATTCCGATGACGGCTAGTGAGAGAACTACAGGTAAGTAATAAATTGATTCGTAAAAAGCGTGACCCTTGATGCCGCGATCAATCTGATACGCCAACATGATTCCTAGAGGTGTTGCAATCAGCACGAAGAATGCGAGCCAAATTCCGTTGTTCTTCAGCGCCTGATAAAAAAGTGGGTTATTTACAAAAATATTCTTATAGTTCTGAATTCCAGCCCACTGAATATCCTTAAGGCGGATTCCGTTCCAATATGTAAACGAGAGAATAATCGTTACAACTGCTGGTACCCAGAGAAGAATAATTTGGAGAAGTGTTGGAATTCCAACAAATGTCGCGAGTGTAAAGCGATCTGTCTTGGAAAGAGTACGGCGGCTACGATTTTTTTTATCCGTAGCCGCCGTCTTCATGTCTTTAACTTACAATAGATTTAACTAATTAACAACTGAAGTTATTAATTAATTAGTTCTTTGGAAGTGCATCCCATTGTGCTTGTACGTTCTCGAGGATCTTGTTGATATCTGAAGGCTTCTTGATGAAGCTTTGGATAGCTGGACCAACAACTGGACCAGCAAAGTCTCCACGAGCATCGCGATCCAAGAAGAACATGATGTTCTTCGCTGAACCGAGAACAGCAAGCTTCTGCTTGTTGAATGCATCGTATGAAGAAGTATCAAATGACTTCGATACATAAATATTTGTATCTCCAGCCTTGATTGCTTCCTTAATACCTTCTGGTGAAGCCCAGAATTCAGCAAGAGCCTTACCGCCCGCTACGTTCTTACCGTTTGCAGCAACTGAAATACCATCAAGTGGTGCATCAATTGTGTCGATACCGAACTTAGGGTTGATTTCTGGGAATGGAACGACCCATAGATCGTCGTAATCTGCCTGTGACTTCGCCTTGAAGTCGTTAGCAAACCATGAACCCATCATCATTGCGCCTGTCTTCTTCTGGAGAAGAAGATCGCGCATGCCGTCCCATGAAATATCCATGACGTTTTCGTTCATGAATGGGATGAGCTGTGCGAAGTACTTGAATGTTTCCTTTGTGCGAGCATCTGTCCACTTTGCGCGACCGTTAAGAAGGTCGATGTGGTACTTGTAGCCGTTTACACGTGCGTTAAGGATGTCGAATGTACCCATTGCTTCCCAGCCGCCCTTTGCGCCGAGTGAGTATCCAACAAGACCCTTCTTCTGTGTAAGAGTCATCAACTTAACGAAGTCATCCCAGGTATCAATCTTTTCTGGGTTCATTCCAATTTCCTTAACCATTGACTTGCGGTAGTGCAAAGCCCATGGGTAGTAAGTTGTTGGAAGGATGTAAGGCTTCTTTGATACTGGGCTTGTTGCACCCTTGATTGCAGCTGTTGGAAGTGATGTCTTCAAACGGTTGATTTCACGTGTGAGATCAGCAAGAAGGCCCCTTTCACCGAAGTGGTTTGAGCGGTATCCAGCCATCCAACCGAATGCATCATCAGGTGATCCCTGCATGATCTGTGCGAAGTTATTCTGGAAGTCATCTGAGTTGACTTGCTGAGCAACAACCTTTGCACCGGTCTTCTTTGTGAAGGCATCGTTTACAGCCTTAGCAATCTTGTCTCCTGTTGCACCACCGCCACGTGTTGTCCACTTGACTGTGCTGCCCTTCAATCTTGTCGCTGCGCTTGCAGACTCTGCTGTGAGTGCGCTACCGGTTGCAAGTGCTGCTCCACCGATTGCTGCGCCCTTGAGTACTGAGCGGCGAGAAACTACGTTCTTCTCTTCTGACATTTTCGTCCTTTTCTCTAAGGTTGAAATTTCAACGAGCCTCGATTTATGAGGGTGCACAAATCTTCGACGTGCTGAATCTAGGGGTAGCAGGGGTGTTGAACCTAGGAAGTTCGGGTAACGAATTGGTAAAGATTGAAGGGGGTGGGGGTTAGGCCGGCTTCTCTTCTAGGTATAAAGCCACGGAATTGATACACCAACGCTCATCAGTTGGGACGTCATAACCCTCGCCAGAGAAGACATGGCCAAGGTGAGAATCGCACTTTGAGCAGCGAACTTCGGTTCGGATTCGTGGCGCGAGAGAGCGATCTTCAATCAGCTTTACGGCATCGCCCGCAGTTGGGGCGTAGAAAGATGGCCATCCGCATCCAGAGTGAAATTTTGTTTCAGATTTGAACAGTTCATTGCCACATGCCTTGCAACGATAACTTCCGACTTTATCTGTGTCCGTGTATTCACCTGTGAATGGTCGCTCTGTTGCACCTTCGCGCAGGACGGAATAAGAAAGTGGATCTAGTCGAGCCTTGAGCTCGTCTTCATTAATTTCACTCATGATGGCCGAATCGTATCGCGAAAGAAACTAACGCGGAATTCGAAGGCCCTGCATACCGCCATCGACGGCGAGCGAGGTTGCTGTGGTTGAACCCTGCAAAGGACTTGCAAGATAGCAAAGAGCGCGAGCAACTTCATCAGCGCTGACAAGTCGTCCTAGTGGTTGACGAGCTTCAAGTGCTTTGCGCTCTGCTTCTGGATCCGCGGCCTGTGCCAATAAACGTTGCACCCACGGAGTATCTGCAGTCCCTGGATTTACACAGTTCACGCGAATTCCTTCGGCAACATAATCATTTGCCATCGCCATCGTTAGTGAAAGTACTGCGCCCTTTGTCGAGCTATAAAGCGCGCGCTTTGGAATACCTGCAGTTGCAGCAACTGAACAGACGTTAACGATTGATGCGCACTTGCTCTTGCGAAGAAGCGGAAGTGAATATCGCGCTGTGCGAACAATTCCTACAACGTTGATATTCATGACCTTGTTCCACTCGTCAGATGGATTGGCCTCAACATTGCCTACAGCGCTAATTGCAGCGCTATTGATCAGAATGTCTAGTTGTGAAATCTTGGCAAAGGCAGCTTCGACTGATGCATCATCGCTGACATCGCATTGAATCCACTGACCGACACCAGCAAGACCGCCTTCAGCAATATCTAAACCAAAAACAGTGGCTCCACCATCAGCAAGCATCTTCGCAGTTGCGAGTCCGATACCAGAACCGGCGCCGGTTACAGCTGCAGTAAGACCTTTGAATTCAGACATTAAGCGTTTGCCCATTCTTTTCCATGTGGGAATGTGAAGTCAGCAATTGACTGTGCATGCATTTCTCCGCCGGTGCCTGGATCAACGGGAGGCATGTAATACGCATTCTGAATATTTGTTGGGACAACAAAGTGTTCGTGCAAGTGATCGACGAATTCGACAACACGTCCATCATGATGACCTGTCACAGCAACTGCATCAAACATTGCAAGGTGCTGAACGAGTTCGCAGAGACCGACTCCGCCTGCGTGAGGACAGACAGGGACTCCAAACTTTGCAGCCATCAAGATGTTGGCAATGTTCTCGTTAACGCCAGCAACACGAGTTGCATCAATCTGCATAAATGAGAATGACTTCGCCTGAAGCATCTGCTTAAAGAGAATGCGGTTCATTCCGTGCTCACCAGTTGCAACACGAACTGGAGCAATCGCCTTTGCAATTGCTGCATGGCCAAGAACATCATCTGGGTTAGTTGGTTCTTCAACCCAGTGAAGGTTTACATCGCCAATTCCCTTAATCCATTCGATTGCTTGGTTTACATCCCATACCTGGTTTGCATCGATAGCAATCTTGATATCTGGGCCGACAGCTTCGCGTGCAAGACGAAGACGTCGCTTGTCATCTTCAAGAGATCCGCCACACTTCAATTTAATAAGTGTGTAGCCGTCAGCAACTGCTTCCTTTGCAAGGCGGACCATCTTCTCGTCGCTATATCCGAGCCATCCTGGAGTAGTTGTATATGCAGGAAGTCCTTCAGCGCGAAGCTTTGCTTCATTTGCAGCGCGCTGTGGTTCAGCTTTGCGAAGAATTTCAAGTGCTTCAGCTGGAGTAAGCGCATCAGTGATGTAACGGAAATCTACGAGTTCAACAATCTGCTCTGGTGTCAGATCAGAGAGGAACTTCCAGAGTGGCTTCTTTGCCTGCTTTGTAACGAGATCCCATGCAGCGTTAACAACTGCACCGGCAGCCATTTGAGTAACGCCCTTTTCTGGTCCGAGCCAGCGAATCTGTGAATCGCGAACCAAGCTACGAGCGAAGTCGCCCATGCTGGTTGCGAGATCTGCAACATCGCGACCAACTGCGTAAGGAGCAAGCTGCGCAATCATGTCGCACTGCAAATCATTTCCGCGGCCGCAAGTAAAGACAAAGCCGTGACCTTGCAGCGAAGGGTCATCAGTTTCAAGGATGAGAAGAGCGGCCGAATAATCTGGTTCCTTATTCATTGCATCGGAACCGTCGAGACCACGTGAAGTTGGGAATCGAACATCTACAGTTTTAAATCCAGTTACCTTAGGCATGACATCCCTTTACTTGTTTGAAAACTGACTCTTCGCTTGAACTACAAAATCATATATGATGAATTTATGGCGCGATATAGCGAAAAAGTTAAATTAAAGCGTTCAAATCTTGAAGTAACTCGCATGGGGTTAGGTACTGCCCCTCTCGGTGGATTATTTAAATCTGTTACCGATGAAGATGGCGAAGACCTTCTCAATACTGCTCTCGATCTCGGTATCAACTACTTCGACACTGCGCCGCAATATGGCCATGGAGTCGCTGAAATGCGCGTAGGTAAGGCGCTCCAAAAGACTTCCAAACCTTTTGTTATCGAGACCAAAGTTGGTCGTGTTCTTCGCCATGTTGAAGGCGTCGAACCAGAGCAATGGTTCCCAGATGCACCGCGAAATATTGTCCCTATCTATGACTATTCCAAAGATGGAATCAAGCAAGCATTTGAAGAGAGCCTCGAGCGATTAGGGCTTCCACATATCGATATTGTCTTGATGCACGATGCTGAGGATTACATCAAAGAGGCAACAGAGAATGCATTTCCTGTTCTAGCCGATCTTCGTTCACAAGGCCTGATTAAAGCTATTGGCCTCGGCATGAACTATGTAGAACCAGCCCTTGAAATCATGAAGGGAACAGATCTCGATATCGCACTTATTGCCGGCCGATTTACTCTGCTTGATCAAGTCGCACAGAATGAACTCTTTCCATACGCGCTCAAAAATAGTATTGATATCTCTATGGGCGGAGTTCTTAACTCTGGCGTCCTGGCTAATCCAGTTGCTGGTGCTACATATAACTATCTTCCTGCCTCTGATGAAATCATCGCTCGCGCCAAGGCAATCTGCGATTTCCTAAAAGAGCGCGATGTACCGCTACTTGCTGCAGCGCTGCAATATCCATTGCGCCACCCAGCTGTAACAACTGTCATTGTTGGTCCACGCACCTGCAATGAGCTCGAAGTAAATATCGAAAACTTTGAGCACAAACTTCCGGATAATCTCTGGACCGAACTTGAAGATGCAGGCTTGATTGCGAAGTTGGCTGTATGACCATCAAGCGCATCGGCCAAGTAATCGGCATTAAGCCAGAAGAAATTGCAGAGTACGAACGCATTCACGAAAATATCTGGCCAACTGTTGCAGCAACGCTCAAGCGTGCCAATATCCAGAATTATTCAATTTTCCGTTACGAGAATTTGCTCTTCGCATATATGGAGTACACAGGCACGGATTACGAAGCAGATATGGCTCTCATTGCCGCAGATCCTGAGACCCAGAATTGGTGGAAGATCACTGCTCCGATGCAGGTACAGGTTTCCGAAGCGCGCGATGGCGAGTGGTGGCATACCCTTCACCAGAACTTCCACCTCGACTAACGAAGGATTGCAATGAAATTCTCAGTACTTAAAACAAAAGATTCTCAGTACCAGTTTGCAGTCACCGTTAATGGAGTACACAAATCAATAGATGGGCTTCCAACTCTGACAGAAGCTATGCATCTCACTCTCGAAGAACTCAAGGCACGTACTGCTAGCGCAGGTGCTGAAGTATCCGGAGAACTTGCAGCACCTATCGCCTTTGAAATTGAACTCTGGGGCGCAGGCGTTACCTACCTTCGTTCACGAGATGCACGTAAAGAAGAGAGCGGCGTCCCAGACGTTTATCAACGTGTCTATGAAGCAGATCGCCCAGAGCTATTCTTCAAATCAACTGCTGTGCGTGCTCGTGGAACTGCTGCGCCAATCGGTATTCGTTACGACTCTGAAGCCTCAGTTCCAGAACCAGAAGTAGCTATCTATATAAATAAGCATCGCGAAATTATTGGTTACGCCATCTGTAACGATGTCACTGCTCGTTCTATAGAAGGCGAGAACCCGCTCTACCTTTCTCAAGCAAAGATCTACATTGGCTCAACTGCGATTGGCCCAGATATCACTCCCGCTTGGCTGGCTCCTGCTGCTAAAGAGATGAGCATCAAGGCGAAGATTCTTCGTGGATCTACCTTGGTCTGGGAGGCAGAGACATCTCTTGGTGCACTTAATCGCACACTTGAAGATCTCGTTGATTACGTCTTTAGATGCCAAGACTTCCCACACGGTCTCATTCTTTCGACAGGAACTGGAATCGTTCCACCGTTGGATATCGCACTCGCTGCCGGAGATATCGTCGAAATCGATGTTGCAGGCGTTGGAGTTCTTTCAAACCCAGTCGTAGTTATTCCTGAAAGGTAAGTAACAGTGTCAACGGTGAAGGTATGGACTCAATGGTCTGACCTCGTTGCGCCACCAGGAATTACCTTGCTCTCCCCCGAGAACTTTCCACTTGATTCATCTGATCTATCGGAAATTGATTTCTACGTACCTCTTTATATGGGTGGCGCTAAAGCGCTTTCCTATGCGGCCCAAATGCCTAACCTCAAGACCTTGCAGATGCTCAATGCAGGATATGACGATGCACTCGCCTATCTGCGACCAGGAATCACACTCTGCAATGCTCGCGGCGTCCATGATGCTTCCACTGCAGAGCTCGCAGTCGGTTTAGCAATCTCTTCCCGTCGCGGATTTCCAGAATTTATGCGCGAGCAGATAGCAGGCAACTGGAGTCACCATCGAACCGCTGCGCTTTCAGATAGCAAAATCGGAATTGTTGGATTCGGTTCTATTGGAAAAAAGATTGCCCAGAATCTTTCTGGCTTTGAAGTATCCATCACCGCTTTTACGCAATCGGGCCGCGATGGTTCACTCACTATTGATCAGCTAGATAGCCATCTGCCGAATTTAGATATCGTGATTTTAATTCTTCCGCTATCTGATTCTTCACGCCATCTCTTCGACGCTGAAAGACTTTCCAAGATGAAGGATGGGGCGCTACTCATCAACGTTGCTCGCGGTCCTGTAGTAGATACAGGTGCCCTCGTTAAGGAACTTAACTCAGGACGCATCTTTGCCGCTCTCGATGTGACAGACCCAGAGCCACTTCCATCTGGTCATCCGCTCTGGAGCGCGAAGAATGTACAGATAGTTCCTCATATTGGTGGAAATTCGGAAGCTTTTGAACCTCGCGGACGAGCGCTGATTGAATCTCAGCTCAAGCTCCTTGCAGCGGGAAAACCTCTTGAACATGTTGTCGCGCAAGGTTAATTTGCAACCATGAGAATCGATTCACACCACCACCTATGGGATTTATCTAATCGTCCGCAAGAGTGGATGGTAGGCGATGGCATGGATCCTGTCCGTCGCAACTTTCTCGCCGATGATCTACGTAGTGCGATATCTGGAACCAGAATTGAAAAAACAATCCTTGTTCATGCAACAACTACCAACGATGAAACGTATGAACTCTTAGCGCTTGCAGAAACTGACCCAACAATTGTTGGCGTGGTTGGCTGGCTGCAAATTGATTCGCCTGATGCAATCGCAGATTGTGAAAAATACTTGCAAGCACCGGGCGCCAGCTACCTCAAAGGTATCCGCGATGTCGCACAAGATCTTCCGGATTCTAACTATCTAGCAAAGCCACAGTCGATTGCCACTGTGCAACAACTCGGCAAGATGGGTTTGACCTACGACATTCTTACCAAGACCCCAGAACTCAAAGCTGCTATTGAATTAGTGAAGGCTTGCCCTGATGTGCAATTTGTTCTCGACCACATTTCTAAGCCTTATATTGCAAAAGAAGAAATCGAACCCTGGAAATCTCTGATCTCAGAACTTGCTGCTTTCGAAAATGTCTCCTGCAAGATTTCCGGAATGGTGACAGAAGCAAAGTGGAACACTTGGCAGACTAGTGACTTCGCCCCATACGTCGATCACATCATCACTAGCTTCACCCCACAGCGTCTGATGTTCGGCTCGGACTGGCCGGTCGCCCTATTGGCCGCCTCTAGTTATTCAGAGGTGGTTCACCTAGCCGAGAGCCTGACAGCAAAGTTTTCGGAAACGGAAAATGAACTTTTCTGGCTAGAAAATGCGATTTCTGCATACAAGATAACGAAGCTGTAACGATTGGCTTTACCGCTCGGTAAATACCCCCTTCCTATTGAGTGCTACCTCTTGCGGACATAAGATTCCCACACAGCAATTCGGCTGCTTTTGAAGGAGATATAAATGAAGAAAGGTCTAATGACAGTTGCTGCAGTTGCAGCACTGGCGCTAGTAGCTGGAACAACAGGTCCAGTAGCTGCAGCAGATAAGACTCTCAAGATCGAATTGATCTCAAAGGGCGAAACACACCAATTTTGGCAGGCAGTAAAGAAGGGTGCTGAAGATCAGGCTAAGAAGATGAATGCAGAAATTCACTTCGTTGGTCCAGCAGCAGAAACAATGATCGATAAGCAGCTTGAAATGCTTGATGCAGCAATTGCACTTAAGCCAGATGCAATCGGTTACGCAGCACTTGGTACAACACAGTCACTTCCAAAGCTCAAGGCAGCTAAGGCAGCAGGCATTCCTGTGTACATGTTCGATACAGCTGCAAGCTGTGAAGGTGGAGTTCCTGCACTAGGACCAAACTCTGACTGCGCACTTGGCGTTGCATACACAAACTCAACAGCTGCTGGCGCACTCGCTGCAGACTGGATGGCTAAGTTGGTTGGTAACAAGGGTAAGGTTTTGGTTGTCGGTCACTCACAGACAAACCAGACAGGTATCGACCGTGCAAACGGATTTATCAACCGCATCAAGGCTAAGTACAAGGGCATCAAGCTCCTTACACCTCAGTACGCTGAAGGTGGAGATGCTCTCAAGGCACAGGAAATCGTTAGCGCATCACTCGTTGCTAACAAGGACCTCAAGGGTGTCTACGGAACTAACGAAGGTGTATCAATCGGCGCTGGACAGGCATTCAAGGCTGCAAAGCTTAAGAATGGCGCAGTTAAGTTGATCGGATTCGACTCAGGAAAGCAGCAGATGGCAAACATCAAGTCTGGTCTCCAGTCAGGTGCAATCACACAGAGCCCAATGGGTATCGGTGCAAAGACTGTCGAAGCTCTCGTTAACTACGTACGTAACAAGACAGTTCCAAAGAACCTTATCGATACAGGTTTCTACTACTACGATAAGAAGAACATCACCGATCCAAAGATCGCTGGTAACCTCTACGAATAAGTCGAATTCGACTCATTGGTAAGAAATTGAGGCATGGTGGCCGGGAGCAATCTCGGCCACCATGCTTTATTCTTAAGTAAATAAGTTCATCGAACATCTAGATATAAGGTGAAAATAATGGCTTCAGCACAACTCTTATCACTCTCTGGCGTAAGCAAAGAGTTCCCGGGTGTTAAGGCACTTAATAATGTGCAGTTCGATCTCAACGAGGGCGAAGTTCACGCAATCGTTGGCGAAAACGGTGCTGGCAAGTCAACGCTTATGAAGATTCTTTCTGGAATTTACAAGAAGGACTCTGGCGAAATCATTTACCGTGGCAACTCAGTAACAATTCCAAATCCTTTTGAAGCGCAGAAGCTCGGAATCAGCATCATTCACCAAGAACTCAACTTGATGCCACACCTGACTGTCGCAGAA
Encoded proteins:
- a CDS encoding carbohydrate ABC transporter permease, producing the protein MKTAATDKKNRSRRTLSKTDRFTLATFVGIPTLLQIILLWVPAVVTIILSFTYWNGIRLKDIQWAGIQNYKNIFVNNPLFYQALKNNGIWLAFFVLIATPLGIMLAYQIDRGIKGHAFYESIYYLPVVLSLAVIGIIWNFMLQPGGFVQGLMGRDIGNAISIYGDPKINTWVILGIASWRHIGYIMLLYLSGLKSVDPALKEAAAIDGATEWQIFRKIILPTMQPVNIIIVVITLIESLRAFDLVYIIYGSPTIFPLLNLLVFQNFAGQGISMKGAAYAVILLLLCIVPIITYLRISFKEDLK
- a CDS encoding ABC transporter substrate-binding protein, producing the protein MSEEKNVVSRRSVLKGAAIGGAALATGSALTAESASAATRLKGSTVKWTTRGGGATGDKIAKAVNDAFTKKTGAKVVAQQVNSDDFQNNFAQIMQGSPDDAFGWMAGYRSNHFGERGLLADLTREINRLKTSLPTAAIKGATSPVSKKPYILPTTYYPWALHYRKSMVKEIGMNPEKIDTWDDFVKLMTLTQKKGLVGYSLGAKGGWEAMGTFDILNARVNGYKYHIDLLNGRAKWTDARTKETFKYFAQLIPFMNENVMDISWDGMRDLLLQKKTGAMMMGSWFANDFKAKSQADYDDLWVVPFPEINPKFGIDTIDAPLDGISVAANGKNVAGGKALAEFWASPEGIKEAIKAGDTNIYVSKSFDTSSYDAFNKQKLAVLGSAKNIMFFLDRDARGDFAGPVVGPAIQSFIKKPSDINKILENVQAQWDALPKN
- the msrB gene encoding peptide-methionine (R)-S-oxide reductase MsrB, with the translated sequence MSEINEDELKARLDPLSYSVLREGATERPFTGEYTDTDKVGSYRCKACGNELFKSETKFHSGCGWPSFYAPTAGDAVKLIEDRSLAPRIRTEVRCSKCDSHLGHVFSGEGYDVPTDERWCINSVALYLEEKPA
- a CDS encoding SDR family NAD(P)-dependent oxidoreductase, with the translated sequence MSEFKGLTAAVTGAGSGIGLATAKMLADGGATVFGLDIAEGGLAGVGQWIQCDVSDDASVEAAFAKISQLDILINSAAISAVGNVEANPSDEWNKVMNINVVGIVRTARYSLPLLRKSKCASIVNVCSVAATAGIPKRALYSSTKGAVLSLTMAMANDYVAEGIRVNCVNPGTADTPWVQRLLAQAADPEAERKALEARQPLGRLVSADEVARALCYLASPLQGSTTATSLAVDGGMQGLRIPR
- a CDS encoding enolase C-terminal domain-like protein → MPKVTGFKTVDVRFPTSRGLDGSDAMNKEPDYSAALLILETDDPSLQGHGFVFTCGRGNDLQCDMIAQLAPYAVGRDVADLATSMGDFARSLVRDSQIRWLGPEKGVTQMAAGAVVNAAWDLVTKQAKKPLWKFLSDLTPEQIVELVDFRYITDALTPAEALEILRKAEPQRAANEAKLRAEGLPAYTTTPGWLGYSDEKMVRLAKEAVADGYTLIKLKCGGSLEDDKRRLRLAREAVGPDIKIAIDANQVWDVNQAIEWIKGIGDVNLHWVEEPTNPDDVLGHAAIAKAIAPVRVATGEHGMNRILFKQMLQAKSFSFMQIDATRVAGVNENIANILMAAKFGVPVCPHAGGVGLCELVQHLAMFDAVAVTGHHDGRVVEFVDHLHEHFVVPTNIQNAYYMPPVDPGTGGEMHAQSIADFTFPHGKEWANA
- a CDS encoding aldo/keto reductase; the protein is MARYSEKVKLKRSNLEVTRMGLGTAPLGGLFKSVTDEDGEDLLNTALDLGINYFDTAPQYGHGVAEMRVGKALQKTSKPFVIETKVGRVLRHVEGVEPEQWFPDAPRNIVPIYDYSKDGIKQAFEESLERLGLPHIDIVLMHDAEDYIKEATENAFPVLADLRSQGLIKAIGLGMNYVEPALEIMKGTDLDIALIAGRFTLLDQVAQNELFPYALKNSIDISMGGVLNSGVLANPVAGATYNYLPASDEIIARAKAICDFLKERDVPLLAAALQYPLRHPAVTTVIVGPRTCNELEVNIENFEHKLPDNLWTELEDAGLIAKLAV
- a CDS encoding L-rhamnose mutarotase — encoded protein: MTIKRIGQVIGIKPEEIAEYERIHENIWPTVAATLKRANIQNYSIFRYENLLFAYMEYTGTDYEADMALIAADPETQNWWKITAPMQVQVSEARDGEWWHTLHQNFHLD
- a CDS encoding fumarylacetoacetate hydrolase family protein, encoding MKFSVLKTKDSQYQFAVTVNGVHKSIDGLPTLTEAMHLTLEELKARTASAGAEVSGELAAPIAFEIELWGAGVTYLRSRDARKEESGVPDVYQRVYEADRPELFFKSTAVRARGTAAPIGIRYDSEASVPEPEVAIYINKHREIIGYAICNDVTARSIEGENPLYLSQAKIYIGSTAIGPDITPAWLAPAAKEMSIKAKILRGSTLVWEAETSLGALNRTLEDLVDYVFRCQDFPHGLILSTGTGIVPPLDIALAAGDIVEIDVAGVGVLSNPVVVIPER
- a CDS encoding 2-hydroxyacid dehydrogenase → MSTVKVWTQWSDLVAPPGITLLSPENFPLDSSDLSEIDFYVPLYMGGAKALSYAAQMPNLKTLQMLNAGYDDALAYLRPGITLCNARGVHDASTAELAVGLAISSRRGFPEFMREQIAGNWSHHRTAALSDSKIGIVGFGSIGKKIAQNLSGFEVSITAFTQSGRDGSLTIDQLDSHLPNLDIVILILPLSDSSRHLFDAERLSKMKDGALLINVARGPVVDTGALVKELNSGRIFAALDVTDPEPLPSGHPLWSAKNVQIVPHIGGNSEAFEPRGRALIESQLKLLAAGKPLEHVVAQG
- a CDS encoding amidohydrolase family protein, encoding MRIDSHHHLWDLSNRPQEWMVGDGMDPVRRNFLADDLRSAISGTRIEKTILVHATTTNDETYELLALAETDPTIVGVVGWLQIDSPDAIADCEKYLQAPGASYLKGIRDVAQDLPDSNYLAKPQSIATVQQLGKMGLTYDILTKTPELKAAIELVKACPDVQFVLDHISKPYIAKEEIEPWKSLISELAAFENVSCKISGMVTEAKWNTWQTSDFAPYVDHIITSFTPQRLMFGSDWPVALLAASSYSEVVHLAESLTAKFSETENELFWLENAISAYKITKL
- a CDS encoding ABC transporter substrate-binding protein, which produces MKKGLMTVAAVAALALVAGTTGPVAAADKTLKIELISKGETHQFWQAVKKGAEDQAKKMNAEIHFVGPAAETMIDKQLEMLDAAIALKPDAIGYAALGTTQSLPKLKAAKAAGIPVYMFDTAASCEGGVPALGPNSDCALGVAYTNSTAAGALAADWMAKLVGNKGKVLVVGHSQTNQTGIDRANGFINRIKAKYKGIKLLTPQYAEGGDALKAQEIVSASLVANKDLKGVYGTNEGVSIGAGQAFKAAKLKNGAVKLIGFDSGKQQMANIKSGLQSGAITQSPMGIGAKTVEALVNYVRNKTVPKNLIDTGFYYYDKKNITDPKIAGNLYE